The following coding sequences are from one Humulus lupulus chromosome X, drHumLupu1.1, whole genome shotgun sequence window:
- the LOC133803647 gene encoding uncharacterized protein LOC133803647 — MCATRPRAAVPAPLRQTRKYRDWPGLALASSMDFFGSERLFLLLVVVSEMFVLNMGVYVPPGSENSYVSAIGDPGMKSPNVRVGLEAWNFCNEVGAEAPGMGSPRMADCADLNCYSTSADHLDITNLKNGRKCQMQRRVYESDNKLKAGDEFPATSFSPYADPDLYAVEKELYLGSLCEVRDSQDPWQFWMIMLKNGNFDKNTTLCPENGRKVSKITTGRNFPCFGKGCMNQPLIYHNYSRLFYSRMQPLFLSGKFFGTYDLDADLSKGVGNNSYFSVSWEKNLTSGSWIFSHKLTTSQKYPWLMLYLRADATKGFNGGYHYNSRGIMKKLPVSPNFKVRVTLNVIRGGGSNSQFYLLDIGSCWKNNGEPCDGDVLTDVTRYSEMIINPVTTSWCRADNLISCPPYHVTVSGEKIYRNDTSRFPYSAYHLYCSPGNGEYLEAPYDICDPYSNPQAQELVQIIPHPEWAVHGYPEKQGDGWIGDSRTWELDVGGLSSRLYFYQDPGTEPAKRVWSSLNVGTEIYVSRNGETAEWTVSDFDVLVPQDIDDNGSSSG; from the exons ATGTGCGCAACGCGTCCACGCGCCGCCGTGCCTGCCCCTCTAAGACAGACTCGTAAGTATAGAGATTGGCCTGGCCTGGCCTTGGCGTCTTCCATGGATTTTTTCGGCTCGGAGCGGTTGTTTCTTCTTCTCGTAGTTGTTTCGGAGATGTTCGTACTCAATATGGGGGTGTATGTGCCTCCGGGCTCAGAGAATTCGTACGTGTCAGCCATTGGAGACCCAGGAATGAAGAGCCCAAATGTCAGAGTTGGCTTAGAAGCTTGGAACTTCTGCAACGAAGTTGGAGCTGAAGCTCCTGGTATGGGTAGCCCTCGAATGGCTGACTGCGCTGATTTGAATTGCTATTCTACCAGTGCTG ATCATTTGGATATCACCAATCTGAAGAATGGACGTAAGTGTCAAATGCAAAGAAGAGTATATGAATCAGACAACAAGTTAAAAGCAGGTGATGAGTTTCCTGCAACGAGTTTCAGTCCATATGCGGACCCCGACTTGTATGCAGTAGAAAAGGAACTTTATCTTGGTTCGCTTTGTGAGGTTCGTGACTCCCAAGATCCATGGCAATTTTGGATGATTATGCTAAAAAATGGAAACTTTGACAAGAATACTACTCTTTGTCCGGAAAATGGTAGAAAGGTCAGCAAAATCACAACTGGCAGAAATTTTCCTTGTTTTGGAAAAGGGTGTATGAATCAACCACTTATTTATCATAATTACTCGAGGTTGTTTTATTCCCGGATGCAACCATTGTTCTTAAGTGGGAAGTTTTTTGGAACTTATGACCTTGACGCGGACTTGAGCAAAGGTGTGGGGAACAATTCCTACTTTTCAGTATCATGGGAAAAGAACTTGACCTCAGGAAGTTGGATTTTCTCCCATAAATTGACAACATCTCAAAAGTATCCTTGGCTTATGTTATACCTGCGTGCAGATGCTACCAAAGGATTTAATGGAGGTTATCATTATAATAGTCGTGGTATCATGAAAAAG TTGCCAGTCTCTCCAAATTTTAAAGTAAGAGTAACACTCAATGTTATACGTGGAGGAGGATCCAACAGTCAGTTTTATCTCCTTGACATAGGAAGTTGTTGGAAGAACAATGGAGAACCATGTGATGGAGATGTTCTTACGGATGTGACTAGATACAGCGAAATGATCATAAATCCAGTGACCACAAGCTGGTGCCGTGCTGATAACCTCATCTCCTGTCCTCCCTACCATGTTACTGTTTCTGGTGAGAAGATATACAGAAATGACACGTCACGGTTTCCATACTCTGCTTATCATCTATACTGCAGCCCAGGGAATGGGGAATATCTGGAGGCACCATATGATATCTGTGACCCTTATAGCAATCCACAAGCGCAGGAACTGGTACAGATTATTCCACACCCTGAATGGGCTGTCCATGGCTATCCTGAAAAGCAAGGTGATGGGTGGATTGGAGACTCTAGAACTTGGGAGCTTGACGTCGGAGGCCTTTCTAGTCGTTTGTATTTCTACCAG GATCCAGGAACAGAACCAGCAAAGCGAGTTTGGTCTTCTCTCAATGTTGGAACAGAAATCTATGTTAGTCGTAATGGAGAGACAGCCGAATGGACTGTAAGTGATTTTGATGTATTGGTTCCGCAAGACATTGATGATAATGGTTCTAGCTCCGGTTAA